Proteins from one Streptomyces sp. NBC_00289 genomic window:
- a CDS encoding Rv0909 family putative TA system antitoxin, whose product MGILDKLKHQVKGSKGKQMSDTAEQKANERTGNKYESQVDDGQQRIEGSLGMDRDRPEQP is encoded by the coding sequence ATGGGCATCCTCGACAAACTCAAGCACCAGGTGAAGGGCAGCAAGGGCAAGCAGATGTCCGACACCGCGGAACAGAAGGCCAACGAGAGAACGGGCAACAAGTACGAGAGCCAGGTCGACGACGGGCAGCAACGGATCGAGGGCTCGCTCGGCATGGACCGCGACAGGCCCGAACAGCCGTAA
- a CDS encoding HNH endonuclease family protein, with amino-acid sequence MRLRGGAAVAVVVVFAVAGCTDQTLGSAGPEETAAGGKGGGAALSAAESLTVKGRAPKTGYDRDRFGSAWADTDSNSCDTRDDILKRDLEDVTFTGGTCKVSSGSLDPDPYSGKEVTYRRGRSQVDIDHVVALSDAWQKGAKYWDAGKRIALANDPLNLIAVDASTNRSKGDGDTATWLPPNKAYRCTYVAAQVAVKKKYGLWVTSAERAAMKEVLSGCPRQKLPTGGNPTEAPARFHAD; translated from the coding sequence ATGCGTCTGAGGGGCGGGGCAGCCGTGGCTGTCGTCGTGGTGTTCGCCGTCGCCGGCTGCACGGACCAGACCCTGGGGTCCGCCGGCCCCGAGGAAACCGCCGCGGGAGGCAAGGGGGGAGGCGCGGCCCTGTCGGCCGCCGAGTCGCTCACGGTCAAGGGCCGGGCGCCGAAGACGGGTTACGACCGGGACAGGTTCGGCAGCGCCTGGGCCGACACGGACTCCAACAGCTGTGACACCCGCGACGACATCCTGAAGCGCGACCTGGAGGACGTGACGTTCACCGGCGGCACGTGCAAGGTGTCCTCCGGATCGCTCGACCCGGACCCGTACTCCGGCAAGGAGGTGACGTACAGGCGCGGTCGCAGCCAGGTCGACATCGACCACGTCGTCGCCCTCTCCGACGCCTGGCAGAAGGGCGCCAAGTACTGGGACGCCGGCAAGCGCATAGCCCTCGCCAACGACCCCCTCAACCTCATCGCCGTCGACGCGAGCACCAACCGCAGCAAGGGCGACGGTGACACGGCGACGTGGCTGCCGCCGAACAAGGCCTACCGGTGCACGTACGTCGCCGCCCAGGTCGCCGTGAAGAAGAAGTACGGGCTGTGGGTGACCTCCGCCGAGCGGGCCGCGATGAAAGAGGTCCTCTCCGGCTGCCCCCGCCAGAAACTCCCCACCGGCGGCAACCCGACCGAGGCCCCGGCCCGCTTCCACGCGGACTGA
- a CDS encoding GNAT family N-acetyltransferase, with protein MDWKVSSLAERPDMFGQVVSMADSWPEFAIQDLVGNAHYLRIATELPEYVLFTEDESGEVVAHAFSVPFALTAEDRGELPARGWDQVLVWAFSDLRHGVRPDTVSAISVVVAPHAQGRGLSARMLSAMRDNARTHGFHEVVAPVRPSAKHLEPHAPIEEYAHRVRPDGLPHDPWLRVHVRAGATIDSVAPASMTICGSLEQWRRWTGLPFDTEGDIEVPGALAPVRCEPARGYAVYVEPNVWMRHPL; from the coding sequence ATGGACTGGAAGGTGTCGAGTCTCGCGGAGCGTCCCGACATGTTCGGGCAGGTCGTCTCCATGGCGGACAGCTGGCCGGAGTTCGCGATCCAGGACCTCGTGGGCAACGCCCACTACCTGCGGATCGCCACCGAACTCCCCGAGTACGTGCTGTTCACCGAGGACGAGAGCGGCGAGGTGGTCGCCCATGCCTTCAGCGTGCCCTTCGCCCTCACCGCCGAGGATCGCGGCGAACTGCCCGCCCGCGGCTGGGACCAGGTGCTCGTCTGGGCCTTCTCCGACCTGCGTCACGGTGTCCGACCCGACACGGTGAGCGCCATCTCGGTCGTCGTCGCCCCGCACGCCCAGGGCCGCGGACTGTCCGCCAGGATGCTCTCCGCGATGCGGGACAACGCCCGCACCCACGGCTTCCACGAGGTCGTCGCGCCGGTCCGCCCCAGCGCCAAGCACCTCGAACCGCACGCACCGATCGAGGAGTACGCCCACCGTGTACGCCCCGACGGTCTGCCGCACGACCCGTGGCTGCGCGTCCACGTCCGGGCCGGCGCCACCATCGACTCCGTGGCCCCGGCATCCATGACCATCTGTGGCTCGCTCGAACAGTGGCGCCGCTGGACGGGGTTGCCCTTCGACACCGAGGGCGACATCGAGGTACCCGGCGCGCTCGCACCGGTCCGCTGCGAACCGGCACGCGGATACGCGGTGTACGTCGAGCCCAACGTGTGGATGCGGCACCCGCTGTGA
- a CDS encoding N-6 DNA methylase, with amino-acid sequence MQDNATEVTAAGIARLAGVGRAAVSNWRRRHADFPKPVGGTETSPSFALAEVESWLRRQGKLAEVPLRERVWQQLAGHPEGPVTALTHVGCVLLLIHDRPTDWLELSAGSDERLAAMLPAALRQVLTPRFGTAGTGAEAVAPLSSAVRGERSVHTGPTGNAGVAVNSAPGVNSPAAVHDPASVHDPAAVNSRAAVNGRSAVNTPTAVHGHTPTAVHAPTGPELLPSAPLLRGAAELAAELGARRTFEFLLGRHLDANPRQYTLTPAELAGLMADLAGPARTVLDPACGTGALLRAVTTRPHQELYAQDSAPDLAALAALRLALHAPAAVRGAVGDTLRADAFPRLRAEAVLCHPPFNERNWGHDELAYDPRWEYGFPARTESELAWVQHALARLTDGGTAVLLMPPAAASRRSGRRIRADLLRRGALRAVIALPVGAAPPYNIPLHLWVLRRPEKAPAQPEVLLADAGRFATEGRGGPDWRAVRDAVLGAWRPFDRAGRLDEQPGLARSVPVIELLDDDVDLAPARHLPPATAAEGAEQLTAVRERLGETLHRITDLTPPPADAVRLARRPLTTVGELARGAALVMLTGGNGGPARVPVLTDSDVLTGTDPSGSLPESDEEAVLTETGDVVVPVLGGGSMARVIDEATAGAALGRNLVLLRPDPTALDPWFLAGFLRGTANNRQASSYASTATRLDVRRLQLPRVPLDEQRRYGARFRALDEFERALRLAGRLGEQLVRGMYDGLTDGTVAPD; translated from the coding sequence GTGCAGGACAACGCGACCGAGGTCACCGCCGCCGGAATCGCACGGCTCGCCGGCGTTGGACGGGCTGCCGTCAGCAACTGGCGCCGTCGGCACGCCGACTTCCCCAAACCGGTCGGCGGCACCGAGACCAGCCCCTCCTTCGCGCTCGCCGAGGTCGAGTCATGGCTGCGCCGCCAGGGGAAACTGGCCGAAGTCCCGCTGCGGGAACGCGTCTGGCAGCAACTCGCCGGCCACCCCGAGGGCCCGGTCACCGCCCTCACCCACGTCGGCTGCGTCCTGCTGCTGATCCACGACCGCCCCACGGACTGGCTCGAGCTGAGCGCCGGCTCCGACGAGCGGCTCGCCGCGATGCTGCCCGCCGCCCTGCGGCAGGTCCTGACCCCACGTTTCGGTACGGCGGGGACGGGGGCGGAGGCGGTGGCGCCGCTGTCGTCGGCGGTGCGCGGCGAGCGGAGTGTTCACACCGGACCCACGGGGAACGCGGGGGTCGCTGTGAACAGCGCCCCTGGCGTGAACAGCCCGGCTGCCGTTCACGACCCTGCGTCCGTTCACGACCCTGCCGCTGTGAACAGCCGAGCCGCTGTGAACGGGCGAAGCGCTGTGAACACCCCAACCGCTGTTCACGGACACACCCCAACCGCTGTTCACGCCCCCACCGGCCCCGAACTCCTCCCCTCCGCCCCCCTCCTGCGCGGCGCCGCCGAACTCGCCGCCGAGCTGGGCGCCCGGCGGACCTTCGAGTTCCTGCTCGGCCGGCACCTCGATGCCAACCCGCGCCAGTACACCCTCACCCCCGCCGAACTCGCCGGACTCATGGCCGACCTGGCCGGCCCCGCCCGCACCGTCCTCGACCCGGCCTGCGGCACCGGCGCCCTGCTGCGCGCCGTCACCACCCGCCCCCACCAGGAGCTCTACGCCCAGGACAGCGCCCCCGACCTCGCCGCACTCGCCGCGCTCCGGCTCGCGCTGCACGCCCCGGCCGCCGTGCGCGGCGCCGTCGGCGACACCCTGCGCGCCGACGCGTTCCCGCGGCTGCGCGCCGAGGCCGTCCTGTGCCACCCGCCGTTCAACGAGCGCAACTGGGGGCACGACGAACTCGCCTACGACCCCCGCTGGGAGTACGGCTTCCCGGCCCGTACCGAGTCCGAGCTGGCCTGGGTGCAGCACGCGCTCGCCCGTCTCACCGACGGTGGCACCGCCGTCCTCCTCATGCCGCCCGCCGCCGCCTCCCGCCGCTCCGGCCGCCGTATCCGGGCCGACCTGCTGCGCCGGGGCGCGCTGCGCGCCGTCATCGCGCTGCCCGTCGGCGCCGCGCCGCCGTACAACATCCCGCTCCACCTGTGGGTGCTGCGCCGGCCGGAGAAGGCGCCCGCGCAGCCCGAGGTGCTGCTCGCCGACGCGGGACGGTTCGCCACCGAGGGACGCGGCGGGCCCGACTGGCGGGCCGTGCGGGACGCCGTCCTCGGAGCGTGGCGTCCCTTCGACCGTGCGGGCCGGCTCGACGAACAGCCCGGCCTGGCCCGCTCGGTGCCCGTCATCGAACTCCTCGACGACGACGTGGACCTCGCCCCGGCCCGCCACCTCCCGCCCGCGACGGCGGCCGAGGGCGCCGAACAGCTGACGGCCGTACGCGAGCGCCTGGGCGAGACCCTGCACCGGATCACCGACCTCACGCCGCCGCCCGCGGACGCCGTACGACTCGCACGCCGGCCGCTGACGACCGTCGGGGAACTCGCGCGCGGGGCCGCCCTGGTGATGCTCACGGGCGGAAACGGCGGCCCCGCGCGTGTGCCCGTGCTCACCGACAGCGACGTCCTCACCGGAACCGATCCCTCCGGGTCACTCCCGGAGAGCGACGAGGAGGCCGTGCTCACGGAGACGGGCGACGTCGTCGTCCCGGTGCTCGGCGGGGGCTCGATGGCGCGCGTGATCGACGAGGCCACGGCAGGCGCGGCCCTCGGGCGCAACCTCGTGCTCCTGCGGCCCGATCCGACGGCGCTCGACCCGTGGTTCCTCGCCGGCTTCCTGCGCGGCACCGCCAACAACCGTCAGGCCAGCAGCTACGCGTCCACCGCGACCCGGCTCGACGTGCGCCGCCTCCAGTTGCCCAGGGTCCCGCTGGACGAACAGCGGCGCTACGGCGCTCGCTTCCGCGCACTCGACGAGTTCGAGCGGGCGCTCAGGCTCGCGGGCCGGCTCGGGGAGCAGCTCGTGCGCGGGATGTACGACGGCCTCACGGACGGCACGGTCGCGCCGGACTGA
- a CDS encoding protein kinase has translation MVADRYELSTLIGQGGMGQVWTAYDQRLDRRVAVKLLRPDKVAGQEADELRRRFVRECRVTAQVDHPGLVTVHDAGSEGEELFLVMQYVDGADLSDHLAEHDPYPWQWAVAVAAQLCAVLSAVHAVPIVHRDLKPRNVMVKQDGTVTVLDLGVASVMDTDTTRLTHTGSPIGSPAYMAPEQAMGGAVGPYTDLYALGVLLHELLSGDVPFAGSTALGVLHRHLYEPPLPVRRVRAEVPEALEALVLRLLAKDPQHRPASAQEVYEHLALLLPARGTPTGAPLDPTRPFLRPHAPWPDRALTPAPQPAPVTSVAPVAEKPDVARAVDDVKRLLGEGRITQAVDILGAILPTAAEQHGEHSPVVRTLRKQYAATLMDDGQYRRALPELRRLADERAAEAGRSDPQSLRFRYEAAQCLEQLGEPAAALAEYRALLPYYENQYVAGDPELSHDVRRRIGHLLLALGDRAAAHDTLGRLLHDVERLQGPGIPLAQEIRRTLQWLGQVRG, from the coding sequence ATGGTGGCCGACCGGTACGAACTGTCCACGCTCATCGGACAGGGCGGCATGGGCCAGGTCTGGACCGCGTACGACCAACGGCTCGACCGGCGCGTGGCGGTGAAGCTGCTGCGCCCCGACAAGGTGGCCGGCCAGGAGGCCGACGAACTGCGCCGCCGCTTCGTGCGCGAGTGCCGGGTGACCGCACAGGTCGACCACCCCGGCCTGGTCACGGTGCACGACGCGGGCAGCGAGGGCGAGGAGTTGTTCCTCGTCATGCAGTACGTCGACGGCGCCGACCTGTCCGACCATCTCGCCGAGCACGACCCGTACCCGTGGCAGTGGGCGGTGGCCGTGGCCGCGCAGCTGTGCGCCGTACTGAGCGCCGTGCACGCCGTGCCGATCGTCCACCGCGACCTCAAGCCGCGCAACGTGATGGTGAAGCAGGACGGCACGGTCACCGTCCTCGACCTCGGTGTCGCCTCCGTCATGGACACGGACACCACCCGCCTCACGCACACCGGTTCGCCCATCGGCTCGCCCGCCTACATGGCCCCCGAGCAGGCGATGGGCGGTGCGGTCGGCCCGTACACCGACCTGTACGCGCTGGGTGTGCTGCTGCACGAACTCCTCAGCGGCGACGTGCCGTTCGCGGGTTCCACGGCGCTCGGCGTGCTGCACCGGCACCTGTACGAGCCGCCGCTGCCGGTGCGCCGTGTCCGTGCGGAGGTGCCCGAGGCGCTCGAGGCGCTCGTGCTGCGCCTGCTCGCCAAGGACCCGCAGCACCGCCCCGCCTCCGCACAGGAGGTGTACGAGCACCTCGCGCTGCTGCTGCCCGCGCGCGGGACGCCCACCGGGGCGCCGCTCGATCCCACCCGCCCGTTCCTGCGCCCGCACGCTCCCTGGCCGGACCGTGCGCTCACGCCGGCGCCGCAGCCCGCCCCCGTCACGTCCGTCGCACCGGTCGCGGAGAAGCCGGATGTCGCCCGCGCCGTCGACGACGTCAAGCGTCTCCTCGGCGAGGGGCGGATCACCCAGGCCGTCGACATCCTCGGCGCGATCCTGCCCACCGCGGCCGAACAGCACGGTGAGCACTCACCGGTCGTACGCACCCTGCGCAAGCAGTACGCGGCCACGCTGATGGACGACGGCCAGTACCGGCGCGCGCTGCCCGAACTGCGCCGTCTCGCCGACGAACGCGCCGCCGAGGCCGGTCGGTCCGACCCGCAGTCCCTGCGCTTCCGCTACGAGGCGGCCCAGTGCCTGGAGCAGCTCGGCGAACCGGCGGCGGCGCTCGCCGAGTACCGCGCGCTGCTGCCGTACTACGAGAACCAGTACGTGGCCGGCGACCCCGAGCTCTCGCACGACGTCCGCCGCCGCATCGGCCATCTCCTCCTGGCCCTCGGCGACCGCGCCGCCGCCCACGACACGCTGGGCCGGCTGCTGCACGACGTGGAGCGGCTGCAGGGCCCCGGAATCCCGCTCGCGCAGGAGATCCGCCGGACCCTGCAGTGGCTGGGGCAGGTGCGCGGATAG
- a CDS encoding glycoside hydrolase domain-containing protein — translation MSSHRQSKKRRYLTWGVAGAAVVAGAGIAAQTSMAATTWPAQRTFTGRAFDACTAPSLAAMKAWNTGFYGAAAVYVGGKNRGCTQANLTASWVKSVSAVGWKLIPIYVGAQPSCQTGSSPEKLTAATAASLGTSDAADAVAKASALGMKAGSPVYLDMEPYDITNKACNDAVLTYVRAFDKALRAKTYRSGYYGFTSSSAKAVANATDQTDLPGNMWYALWDKKNTTTTDWPFKATQWTNHSRGHQYMVNSKETRGGYTITVDRDAWDGPVAITG, via the coding sequence ATGTCCAGCCATCGTCAGTCGAAGAAGCGCAGATACCTCACCTGGGGTGTCGCCGGGGCGGCGGTGGTCGCCGGGGCCGGCATCGCCGCGCAGACGTCCATGGCCGCCACGACCTGGCCCGCGCAGCGCACGTTCACCGGCCGCGCCTTCGACGCCTGCACCGCGCCGTCCCTCGCCGCGATGAAGGCGTGGAACACCGGCTTCTACGGTGCCGCCGCGGTCTACGTCGGAGGCAAGAACCGCGGCTGCACCCAGGCCAACCTCACCGCGTCCTGGGTGAAGTCGGTCAGCGCGGTCGGCTGGAAGCTCATCCCGATCTACGTCGGCGCGCAGCCCTCCTGCCAGACCGGCTCCAGCCCCGAGAAGCTGACCGCCGCCACGGCCGCCTCCCTCGGCACGAGCGACGCGGCCGACGCCGTGGCCAAGGCGTCCGCCCTCGGCATGAAGGCGGGCAGCCCGGTCTACCTCGACATGGAGCCGTACGACATCACGAACAAGGCGTGCAACGACGCGGTGCTGACCTACGTCCGCGCCTTCGACAAGGCCCTGCGCGCCAAGACGTACCGCAGCGGCTACTACGGCTTCACCAGCTCCAGTGCGAAGGCCGTCGCGAACGCCACCGACCAGACCGATCTGCCGGGCAACATGTGGTACGCGCTGTGGGACAAGAAGAACACCACGACGACGGACTGGCCGTTCAAGGCGACGCAGTGGACGAACCACAGCCGGGGCCACCAGTACATGGTCAACAGCAAGGAGACCCGCGGCGGTTACACGATCACCGTGGACCGCGACGCCTGGGACGGCCCGGTGGCCATCACCGGCTGA
- a CDS encoding SurA N-terminal domain-containing protein: MHRRRTALVLSAALVAAAPVLTACGNDAHPGAAAVVGGQRITVAQLENRVHEVREAQRAAVPDQAQYEQAIAKTGTLTRDTLHGMVLDRVLHRAAQEADVTVTRKQIQQMRSGLEQQAGGSKALETAWLQQYGIPPQRLDDNLRLQLEAQKLAAALGTDTSRPEFWKALSKASEELNVDLNPRYGSWDVQKSSRVDAKTPWLREVTAADTEQTA, encoded by the coding sequence TTGCACCGCCGTCGCACCGCGCTCGTCCTCTCCGCCGCGCTCGTCGCCGCGGCCCCTGTCCTGACCGCGTGCGGAAACGACGCGCATCCCGGGGCGGCGGCCGTGGTCGGAGGCCAGCGGATCACCGTCGCCCAGCTGGAGAACCGGGTGCACGAGGTGCGCGAGGCCCAGCGGGCGGCCGTGCCGGACCAGGCGCAGTACGAGCAGGCCATCGCCAAGACCGGCACGCTCACCCGCGACACCCTGCACGGGATGGTCCTCGACCGGGTGCTGCACCGCGCCGCGCAGGAGGCGGACGTGACCGTCACCCGCAAGCAGATCCAGCAGATGCGCAGCGGGCTGGAGCAGCAGGCCGGTGGCTCCAAGGCGCTGGAGACGGCCTGGCTGCAGCAGTACGGCATCCCGCCGCAGCGCCTCGACGACAACCTCCGCCTCCAGCTCGAGGCCCAGAAACTCGCCGCCGCACTCGGCACCGACACCAGCCGGCCCGAGTTCTGGAAGGCCCTGTCCAAGGCGTCCGAGGAACTGAACGTCGACCTCAACCCGCGCTACGGCAGCTGGGACGTCCAGAAGAGCAGCCGCGTCGACGCGAAGACGCCCTGGCTGCGCGAGGTCACGGCGGCGGACACCGAACAGACGGCGTAA
- a CDS encoding nucleoside triphosphate pyrophosphohydrolase, which translates to MNAISPEGAPGRETGTVPGTDPGPATGRIVLLTTSHRVAPGLLSWPAWEALRAADRVLCADGAHPQLPYLREAGTAVDEASPTAEELVAACAGGRTVVVVATGEGEPALTDGLARLAGSGRVSMPELELLPASYDLPGARLLDLVQVMDRIRVECPWSSRQTHQGLAKYGIEEAYELVEAIEEGDRDELREELGDVLLQVVFHARIAEEGDPEDGSAPFSIDDVAGGIVAKLIHRHPHVFGDETATTPEEVKEHWLRTKATEKQRTSLTEGIPLGQPGLALAAKLASRVRTAGLEVPLPKGDGAGYELLALAVRAEAAGVDPEAALRAAARAYRDAVRVAEGVDVAAPAPDTVGE; encoded by the coding sequence GTGAACGCAATCAGCCCCGAAGGTGCCCCCGGCCGCGAGACCGGAACCGTCCCCGGAACCGACCCCGGACCCGCGACCGGACGCATCGTCCTGCTCACCACCAGCCACCGCGTCGCGCCCGGCCTGCTGTCCTGGCCGGCCTGGGAGGCGTTGCGCGCGGCCGACCGGGTGCTGTGCGCGGACGGCGCACACCCGCAGCTGCCGTATCTCCGGGAGGCCGGGACAGCCGTCGACGAGGCGTCACCGACCGCCGAGGAGCTGGTGGCCGCCTGCGCCGGCGGGCGCACGGTCGTCGTGGTCGCGACCGGCGAGGGCGAGCCTGCCCTGACGGACGGCCTGGCCCGTCTGGCCGGCTCAGGCCGGGTCTCCATGCCGGAACTGGAGCTGCTCCCCGCCTCCTACGACCTGCCGGGCGCCCGGCTGCTGGACCTCGTGCAGGTCATGGACCGCATCCGGGTCGAGTGCCCGTGGTCGTCGCGGCAGACCCACCAGGGCCTGGCGAAGTACGGCATAGAGGAGGCGTACGAACTCGTCGAGGCCATCGAGGAGGGCGACCGCGACGAACTGCGCGAGGAACTGGGCGACGTCCTGCTCCAGGTCGTCTTCCACGCCCGTATCGCCGAGGAGGGCGACCCGGAGGACGGTTCCGCCCCCTTCTCCATCGACGACGTGGCCGGCGGCATCGTCGCCAAGCTCATCCACCGTCACCCGCACGTCTTCGGTGACGAGACCGCCACGACCCCCGAGGAGGTCAAGGAGCACTGGCTGCGCACCAAGGCGACGGAAAAACAGCGCACTTCGCTGACCGAGGGCATCCCGCTCGGCCAGCCCGGCCTGGCGCTCGCCGCGAAGCTGGCGTCGCGGGTGCGTACGGCGGGTCTCGAGGTGCCGCTGCCGAAGGGCGACGGTGCCGGGTACGAGCTGCTCGCGCTGGCGGTGCGTGCCGAGGCGGCGGGGGTGGACCCGGAGGCGGCGCTCCGGGCGGCGGCCCGGGCCTACCGGGACGCGGTGCGGGTCGCCGAGGGCGTGGACGTGGCGGCGCCCGCGCCGGATACCGTCGGGGAGTGA
- a CDS encoding cytochrome P450: MTDQPLPPPPAPDLFTWEFAADPYPAYAWLREHAPVHRTRLPSGVEAWLVTRYADARQALADPRLSKNPAHHDEPAHAKGKTGIPGERKAELMTHLLNIDPPDHTRLRRLVSKAFTPRRVAEFAPRVQELTDQLIDGFAERGSADLIHEFAFPLPIYAICDLLGVPREDQDDFRDWAGMMIRHGGGPRGGVARSVKKMRNYLAELIHRKRAALPAEAGPGEDLISALIRASDHGEHLTENEAAAMAFILLFAGFETTVNLIGNGVYALLTHPEQRARLQDSLAAKDTGLLETGVEELLRYDGPVELATWRFATRPLTLGGQDIAAGDPVLVVLAAADRDPERFADPDVLDLGRRDNPHVGYGHGIHYCLGAPLARLEGQSAIGTLLTRIPDLQLAVESADLRWRGGLIMRGLRTLPVEFTPRR; the protein is encoded by the coding sequence GTGACCGACCAGCCGCTCCCCCCGCCCCCCGCCCCCGACCTCTTCACCTGGGAGTTCGCCGCCGACCCCTACCCGGCGTACGCCTGGCTGCGCGAGCACGCGCCCGTGCACCGCACGCGGCTGCCCAGCGGTGTGGAGGCCTGGCTGGTCACCCGGTACGCGGACGCGAGGCAGGCCCTCGCCGACCCGCGGCTCAGCAAGAACCCGGCGCATCACGACGAGCCCGCGCACGCGAAGGGCAAGACCGGTATCCCCGGTGAGCGCAAGGCCGAGCTCATGACCCACCTGCTCAACATCGACCCGCCGGACCACACCAGGCTCCGGCGGCTCGTCTCCAAGGCATTCACCCCCCGCCGGGTCGCCGAGTTCGCCCCCCGCGTCCAGGAACTCACCGACCAGCTCATCGACGGGTTCGCCGAGCGCGGCTCCGCGGACCTCATCCACGAGTTCGCCTTCCCGCTCCCCATCTACGCGATCTGCGACCTGCTCGGCGTCCCCCGGGAGGACCAGGACGACTTCCGGGACTGGGCGGGCATGATGATCCGGCACGGCGGTGGTCCGCGGGGCGGGGTCGCGCGGTCGGTGAAGAAGATGCGGAACTATCTCGCCGAGCTCATCCACCGCAAGCGCGCGGCGCTGCCCGCCGAAGCCGGGCCGGGAGAGGACCTCATCTCCGCTCTCATCCGCGCCTCCGACCACGGCGAGCACCTCACCGAGAACGAGGCGGCGGCCATGGCCTTCATCCTTCTCTTCGCCGGGTTCGAGACCACCGTCAACCTCATCGGGAACGGCGTGTACGCGCTGCTCACCCATCCCGAGCAGCGCGCCCGCCTGCAGGACTCCCTGGCCGCGAAGGACACCGGTCTGCTCGAGACCGGCGTCGAGGAACTCCTGCGCTACGACGGCCCCGTGGAGCTGGCCACCTGGCGGTTCGCCACCCGGCCGCTCACCCTCGGCGGGCAGGACATCGCGGCGGGCGACCCGGTCCTCGTCGTTCTCGCGGCCGCCGACCGGGATCCGGAACGGTTCGCCGACCCCGATGTCCTCGACCTCGGGCGGCGGGACAACCCGCATGTCGGGTACGGCCATGGCATCCACTACTGTCTCGGCGCCCCGCTCGCCCGGCTGGAGGGCCAGAGCGCGATCGGCACGCTCCTCACGCGCATCCCCGACCTGCAACTGGCGGTGGAATCAGCCGATTTGCGGTGGCGGGGTGGTCTCATCATGCGCGGACTGCGCACGCTGCCGGTGGAGTTCACACCCCGTCGATGA
- a CDS encoding transglycosylase family protein translates to MLSGNGRHRRPRQAPALLVAAGVTGSAIAIPLLGATGASAATGTTWDHVAECESGGSWSENAGNGYYGGLQVSQDNWEKYGGLEYASSADEASRSQQIAVAEKMLDDQGITAWPTCGLLAGLSKDSDSADIDTGLGTGSPDSSDSSGSSGLSDSSESSSSSSSPSASPTPSGTSASADAGKDKKDKSAKSDTASGSNGDKSADSGTEKDGSDSSVSSSPRVSKQDEADNLKQSVGTSSLVDTGALGSGRHRGGSATEDAASGTTSSAGRHVAGEGDASPVDSYTVRLGDTLASIADSLGLDGGWRALYDANKDAIGIDPSSIAPGQTLRVGV, encoded by the coding sequence ATGCTCTCCGGGAACGGTCGACACCGTCGCCCCCGTCAGGCTCCGGCTCTCCTCGTGGCGGCCGGAGTGACCGGCTCCGCCATCGCGATCCCGCTCCTCGGTGCCACCGGGGCGAGCGCGGCCACCGGTACCACCTGGGACCATGTCGCGGAATGCGAGAGCGGCGGCTCCTGGAGCGAGAACGCCGGCAACGGCTACTACGGCGGCCTCCAGGTCTCCCAGGACAACTGGGAGAAGTACGGCGGCCTCGAGTACGCCTCCAGCGCGGACGAGGCCAGCCGTTCCCAGCAGATAGCCGTGGCCGAGAAGATGCTCGACGACCAGGGCATCACCGCCTGGCCGACGTGTGGTCTGCTCGCCGGACTCAGCAAGGACTCGGATTCGGCCGACATCGACACGGGTCTGGGCACCGGCTCGCCGGACTCGTCCGACTCATCGGGGTCCTCTGGCCTGTCCGACTCGTCGGAATCCTCCTCGTCCTCCTCGTCGCCCTCGGCGTCGCCCACTCCGTCCGGAACGTCGGCGAGCGCCGACGCCGGCAAGGACAAGAAGGACAAGTCGGCCAAGTCCGATACGGCCTCCGGCTCCAACGGCGACAAGAGTGCCGATTCCGGTACGGAAAAGGACGGTTCGGACAGTTCCGTCAGCTCGTCTCCTCGTGTGTCCAAGCAGGATGAAGCGGACAACCTCAAGCAGAGTGTGGGCACTTCGAGCCTGGTCGACACGGGAGCCCTCGGTTCCGGACGGCATCGTGGTGGCAGCGCCACGGAGGACGCCGCGAGTGGCACCACCTCCTCGGCCGGCCGCCATGTCGCCGGCGAGGGTGACGCCTCGCCCGTCGACTCGTACACCGTCCGCCTCGGGGACACGCTCGCGTCCATCGCCGACTCCCTTGGCCTCGACGGCGGGTGGCGCGCGCTCTACGACGCGAACAAGGACGCGATCGGCATCGACCCCAGCAGCATCGCCCCCGGTCAGACCCTGCGAGTCGGTGTCTAA